In Hermetia illucens chromosome 1, iHerIll2.2.curated.20191125, whole genome shotgun sequence, one genomic interval encodes:
- the LOC119661212 gene encoding uncharacterized protein LOC119661212 → MWRNIALVAVSALVTVSFASGGFSNAKEEQTVHVNLTSQREAKLGGHGLGTVGGGLGGGLGVGGGLGLGGAGIGVGPGLRPGLGSGGLGGIGTGGLGGIGTGGLGGIGGGLGGIGGGLGGIGGGLGGIGSGGLGGGLLRPGNRFNGYTLYSACEAQFGPSGICLSSGDCSRGGGTSVGVCWPVGICCFTTMACGQTSSAKRIYLNGNSYSEGPDCFYRIQPYSQNVCQLRIEFTTNFPKENNENQDPVEIPIECTRNFIRIAGINFCGSNFKQNLHLPFSVWDTSNGVIVVRQMETAQSFWDITITQIECPTAIIPARPVVNGGFGLPNRAATNIANVPKSKNYDLDLIAPPGCDQFFLEEHRRVQSFNYNNGVGPYPREIEYTICIKRRPDATYIRLNFTTFSLGGNDISDCYVLNPVTTTIPPSEDYLSIALPDPVDTFDLRPLYCDNHLANQILTSHNPGVFALHFKSGKNMGVPMSMSDIRAFEFYYDIF, encoded by the exons ATGTGGCGGAATATTGCGTTAGTGGCAGTAAGTGCTCTAGTTACAGTTAGTTTCGCTAGTGGTGGATTTAGTAATGCAAAAGAAGAGCAGACCGTCCATGTCAATCTTACTTCACAGCGTGAAGCAAAACTAGGTGGCCATGGTTTAGGGACTGTCGGAGGCGGTTTGGGTGGCGGATTAGGAGTAGGCGGCGGATTGGGACTAGGTGGTGCAGGAATTGGAGTTGGTCCTGGACTAAGGCCTGGATTGGGTAGCGGAGGACTTGGAGGAATTGGTACCGGAGGACTTGGAGGAATAGGTACCGGAGGACTTGGTGGAATAGGAGGCGGCTTGGGAGGTATTGGTGGCGGTTTAGGAGGGATTGGCGGTGGCTTAGGGGGAATTGGTAGTGGTGGATTAGGAGGTGGATTACTACGCCCTGGAAACCGGTTCAATGGTTATACTCTCTATTCAGCTTGTGAAGCACAGTTTGGTCCTTCAGGAATTTGCCTGTCGAGTGGCGATTGTTCTCGAGGTGGCGGTACATCGGTCGGTGTATGCTGGCCTGTTGGAATATGCTGTTTCA CAACAATGGCTTGCGGTCAAACTTCTAGCGCCAAGCGGATCTATCTAAATGGCAATTCGTATTCAGAGGGACCCGATTGCTTCTATCGAATCCAACCTTATAGTCAAAATGTATGTCAACTTAGAATTGAATTCACAACCAACTTCCCTAAAGAGAACAACGAAAATCAAGATCCTGTTGAAATTCCTATAGAGTGTACCCGAAATTTCATCAGAATAGCAGGAATTAATTTTTGCGGATctaatttcaaacaaaacc TTCATCTTCCCTTCAGTGTTTGGGACACATCGAATGGAGTAATTGTTGTTCGCCAAATGGAAACTGCTCAATCATTTTGGGATATCACAATTACACAAATTGAATGTCCAACTGCTATTATTCCAGCACGTCCCGTCGTTAATGGCGGTTTCGGACTACCAAATAGAGCAGCTACCAATATCGCCAACGTACCCAAATCGAAGAATTATGACTTAGATTTGATAGCTCCCCCCGGATGCGATCAGTTTTTCCTGGAAGAACATCGTCGAGTGCAATCTTTCAACTATAACAATGGGGTTGGACCATACCCAAGAGAAATAGAATATACGATTTGCATAAAGAGACGTCCTGACGCTACTTACATCAG GCTCAATTTCACCACGTTTTCTCTGGGTGGAAATGATATCAGTGACTGTTACGTACTTAATCCTGTGACCACTACAATTCCCCCATCTGAGGATTATTTAAGTATAGCTCTTCCAGATCCAGTGGATACGTTTGATTTAAGGCCATTATATTGCGATAATCATTTAGCCAACCAAATTCTAACCT CCCACAATCCAGGAGTTTTCGCCCTTCACTTCAAAAGCGGTAAAAATATGGGAGTTCCAATGTCAATGTCCGACATAAGGGCCTTCGAATTTTATTACGACATTTTCTAG
- the LOC119661215 gene encoding uncharacterized protein LOC119661215, producing MNIEIRQFAVVCLCLLVGGAWSSGPDYGSNAKIRCDGTSFYKQTKITYPSQRNDCSYTFKAHSWFVCQLRVDFDLSLAGPSMRNGQSYYECNDDYLEIGGRRYCGNDKQQHVYLPFNRTAGQKEVVLRVVLADRSANRGLDAAIYQIKVTQLECSLGSPLRSLPLVANVVNSIKPRTFFNDGFWIAPVGCLQYFPETEGVIESFNYNDGTGIYPGNRDYAICFRRNAATQRLQLSVDHFQLPPNAERQFDDVCRSQILTEGTVDDYLSIPGAEISGTGIRASLFCGTISTGTVINAKSFGPIVLGFHSDNRNVEGMLRNGFRLRYKLL from the exons ATGAACATTGAAATCCGTCAGTTTGCGGTAGTGTGCCTGTGCCTTTTAGTCGGTGGAGCTTGGAGCTCGGGCCCTGATTACGGATCTAATGCAAAAATAAGGTGCGACGGGACCTCCTTTTATAAACAAACGAAAATTACCTATCCCAGCCAGAGGAATGACTGCTCGTACACCTTCAAGGCGCATAGCTGGTTCGTCTGCCAG CTCCGTGTTGACTTTGATCTGAGTTTGGCTGGTCCATCAATGCGCAACGGACAATCTTACTATGAATGCAACGATGACTATCTCGAGATCGGAGGCAGGAGATATTGCGGAAACGATAAGCAGCAGCACGTGTACTTGCCCTTCAACAGGACTGCAGGACAAAAAGAGGTCGTCCTACGGGTTGTGCTTGCCGACCGCTCTGCAAATCGCGGGCTGGATGCGGCCATATACCAAATTAAGGTCACGCAATTGGAGTGTTCACTAGGATCCCCGCTGCGAAGTCTTCCTTTAGTGGCCAATGTTGTGAACTCGATTAAACCCAGAACGTTCTTTAATGATGGCTTCTGGATCGCTCCCGTGGGATGCCTCCAGTACTTCCCAGAAACGGAAGGAGTGATTGAGTCATTCAACTACAACGACGGAACTGGAATTTACCCTGGCAACCGGGACTATGCCATTTGTTTCCGAAGGAATGCAGCAACGCAGCGCCTACA ACTTTCAGTCGACCACTTCCAACTGCCTCCTAATGCGGAACGACAGTTTGACGATGTCTGTCGAAGCCAGATTCTCACTGAGGGTACCGTAGACGACTACCTTTCTATTCCGGGGGCGGAAATCAGCGGCACCGGGATCAGGGCTTCGCTATTTTGTGGAACGATTTCAACAGGGACCGTTATCAATG CTAAAAGCTTTGGACCAATAGTGCTTGGATTCCACAGTGATAACCGCAATGTGGAAGGAATGTTGCGAAATGGTTTCCGTCTAAGATATAAACTTTTGTAA